In one window of Nicotiana tabacum cultivar K326 chromosome 12, ASM71507v2, whole genome shotgun sequence DNA:
- the LOC107773390 gene encoding heat stress transcription factor B-4-like — protein sequence MALMLDSCEGILLSLDSQKSVPAPFLTKTYQLVDDPTTDHIVSWGEDDSTFIVWRPPEFARDLLPNYFKHNNFSSFVRQLNTYGFRKIVPDRWEFANEFFKRGEKHLLCEIHRRKTAQPQISMNHHHHSLNHQMSMSGPNFFPNYPNNNRLSISPPDSDELLQQQQPNINWCDSPTTLTSSNNNNTTVTALSEDNERLRRSNNMLMSELAHMRKLYNDIIYFVQNHVKPVAPSSSYNPSSLLPASATPIVQKHMINPRQGMINNGMNIMMSNFNNVNSPSKTSQSSSVTILEEAAADMGINRSTKLFGVPLMSKKRVHPEYSSSFNMGETNKARLVLEKDDLGLNLMPPSSS from the exons ATGGCTTTGATGTTAGACAGTTGCGAAGGGATATTACTATCTTTAGACTCACAGAAATCAGTTCCAGCTCCATTCCTAACCAAAACATACCAACTAGTTGATGACCCAACTACTGACCATATTGTTTCTTGGGGTGAAGATGACTCTACTTTTATTGTTTGGCGTCCTCCTGAATTTGCTCGTGACCTTCTCCCTAATTACTTCAAACACAACAATTTCTCTAGCTTCGTCCGCCAACTCAATACCTAT GGTTTTAGGAAAATTGTACCAGACAGATGGGAGTTTGCTAATGAGTTTTTCAAAAGAGGAGAAAAACATTTGCTGTGCGAGATCCACCGTAGAAAAACAGCTCAACCACAAATATCTATGAATCATCACCACCATTCCCTTAACCATCAAATGAGTATGAGTGGTCCAAATTTTTTTCCAAATTACCCAAATAATAATAGGCTTAGCATTTCACCACCTGATTCAGACgaactactacaacaacaacaacccaatatcaATTGGTGCGACTCACCTACAACTCTAACTTCTTCCAATAATAATAACACTACTGTCACTGCTCTTTCAGAAGATAATGAAAGGCTAAGAAGAAGCAACAATATGCTTATGTCTGAACTTGCTCATATGAGAAAACTATACAATGACATTATTTACTTTGTTCAAAATCATGTCAAACCAGTTGCACCAAGTAGTTCTTATAATCCTTCTTCCCTATTACCTGCTTCTGCTACTCCTATTGTCCAAAAACATATGATTAATCCTAGACAAGGAATGATCAACAATGGCATGAATATAATGATGAGCAATTTCAACAACGTTAACTCTCCAAGTAAGACATCACAAAGCAGCAGTGTGACAATTCTTGAAGAAGCAGCAGCTGATATGGGTATTAATAGAAGTACTAAACTATTTGGTGTTCCACTTATGTCCAAGAAAAGAGTGCACCCtgaatattcttcttcttttaatatGGGGGAGACTAACAAAGCTCGTTTAGTCTTGGAAAAAGATGACCTTGGATTAAATCTTATGCCCCCTTCTTCTTCTTAG